DNA sequence from the Excalfactoria chinensis isolate bCotChi1 chromosome 2, bCotChi1.hap2, whole genome shotgun sequence genome:
tctgtgttaGGGACCAGGGAGCACGATTGTTGCCGgtagttaaaaatactcctggcCCCCAAtaaccctcagcctccttttcggTAAGcattatttggtctccaccagtTAGACTGACTCTCCATACATACTCCGTTTCAGATTCTCTTGGAGACCggctaaaatccttttttaaTTTAGCTAGTTCAGTAGCTGAGAAAGggatttctttaacattcatttgaggATCAAGGTCCTCACCATTATCGAAGGtatattcagtttttataaGAGGACGCAGAGGGGCTACTGGGGTTTCATtatcaaagctttcttttgtttctctcaatTCCTCCTGAGGATAGATTTTCTCTTGTGGTGCACTGTGGATAACAGTGTCATCCGTATCTTTATATGATAAAATTTCCTTAAAAGCCGTTTGTAACAACACCGAATTATGCTTTTCTCTATTCAGTTGTTCTTCTAGATTTCCAATTTGGTTTTGCAGAGCTTTTACGAGCTCCTGTGTTGCTTTAACCGTTTCTTGTAACGACTGTATTGTCTGGTTTTCCGCCTTAAGCTGCTGGTCTCGGAACTCCacggctgcttttaaagcagcaccGAGTACCgcacaaataaatgatttacCTTTCCCAGCTCGGGTACGAGCCCCATGTTGCAAAACACAAATGCGGTCCGAAACAGCCTGCAAATTATGCCAATTTTCTCGTGCCCAGTCCAACCCTGTTAACGATGGCCTAGACGCATGCTTTTCTAGCAAAtcaaacaacatattttcacCTTCCATAGCGAATATACTTTTACTCACTATCAAGACAACAAAATCTACAACGAAATCTACACTGAGGGAGGAGGTGACTCCTTATCTCCTCAGAGAGGCAAACacttagcaaaacaaaaccagcaactGCTCAAAACACTCCCTTacacaaaagacaaaaagactCAAATCAACACTTCCAAAGAAAGTGTAAACA
Encoded proteins:
- the LOC140249185 gene encoding uncharacterized protein, which encodes MEGENMLFDLLEKHASRPSLTGLDWARENWHNLQAVSDRICVLQHGARTRAGKGKSFICAVLGAALKAAVEFRDQQLKAENQTIQSLQETVKATQELVKALQNQIGNLEEQLNREKHNSVLLQTAFKEILSYKDTDDTVIHSAPQEKIYPQEELRETKESFDNETPVAPLRPLIKTEYTFDNGEDLDPQMNVKEIPFSATELAKLKKDFSRSPRESETEYVWRVSLTGGDQIMLTEKEAEGYWGPGVFLTTGNNRAPWSLTQRAAYWAGGLNPLERGDPLAINGTVDQLVESVQKAACLQMMYDRKLQPRHESPMMMPVDPERMTPLIRGLPESLKPIGMQLQGKIQAMSQGERARTVLEGAGTSGSLQSGFKVWTWGEVAQELINYERKFGPVASTSKFEPKGVRLAAATLAPRPPSPKLNRMEKVSLPVRTGRRNIAHKRNRLWTLGWQKGIPRDLMNGLSTDRLEMLVTSWPTKLETLVPSVPPHSNRRDT